In Haloplasma contractile SSD-17B, the following are encoded in one genomic region:
- the acpP gene encoding acyl carrier protein produces the protein MVFDKVKEIIADELSVSSDEIKLETNLQEDLGADSLDAVELVMAIEEEFEIEISDDVAQSMKTVQDIVNAIDNQ, from the coding sequence ATGGTATTTGATAAAGTGAAAGAAATCATTGCAGATGAGCTAAGTGTTTCTTCAGATGAGATTAAGTTAGAGACTAATCTACAAGAAGATTTAGGAGCAGACTCTCTAGACGCTGTTGAATTAGTAATGGCAATTGAAGAAGAGTTTGAAATCGAAATCTCTGATGATGTTGCTCAATCAATGAAGACTGTTCAAGATATTGTCAATGCAATTGACAACCAATAG
- a CDS encoding GNAT family N-acetyltransferase — MDYKIRPYSKSDELEWLDVHASVMVDSYAWWTVIHKKPIYKNDTLDLVAMNKVGKIVGFITIEINADIMSYKENYGFVWEFGVHRNYRGNNIGFMLIKEAHKIMNEQYNANKSIWYSQDENARRYYLHLGMNEISRHMQFSVNPSEDLRRELLKDGFNCGQMRGTCNVEDFEKVKEKFDLVIDDDALNPQLCIGYEYEL, encoded by the coding sequence ATGGATTATAAAATTAGACCTTATTCAAAGAGTGATGAACTAGAGTGGTTAGATGTGCATGCGAGCGTTATGGTAGATTCTTATGCATGGTGGACGGTCATTCATAAAAAACCTATTTATAAAAATGATACGTTAGATTTAGTTGCTATGAATAAAGTTGGTAAAATTGTGGGCTTTATTACCATTGAAATAAATGCAGATATAATGAGTTATAAAGAAAATTACGGATTTGTGTGGGAGTTTGGTGTTCATAGGAATTACAGAGGGAATAATATTGGGTTCATGCTTATTAAGGAAGCTCATAAGATAATGAACGAACAATATAATGCAAATAAAAGTATCTGGTACTCACAGGATGAGAATGCAAGGAGGTACTACTTACACCTAGGTATGAATGAAATATCTAGACATATGCAATTTAGTGTAAATCCAAGTGAGGACTTGCGAAGAGAATTATTAAAGGACGGATTTAATTGCGGGCAAATGAGAGGGACATGTAATGTAGAAGATTTTGAGAAGGTAAAAGAAAAGTTTGATCTCGTCATAGATGACGATGCCTTGAATCCACAACTTTGTATTGGATATGAATATGAACTATAG